In Gimesia sp., the following are encoded in one genomic region:
- a CDS encoding DUF1549 domain-containing protein has translation MDFRIQGSRTPQILMLSGVLVLLLASGAGITEVHAATAEKAKVDFKELQIGPHAGGFEKLQLRGPDSRQQVIVTGVLPTGKLLDVTRDVTFKVANPEMATISSDGYLTPLKDGETSLVATSKDGKTASIPVAISGIATPDAINFKNQVVPIFTKLTCNSGGCHGKASGQNGFKLSLLGFYPEDDYEFLVKEGRGRRLFPTSPAESLLLMKGTGVTPHGGGKLVKQDSYEYRLLYRWIEQGMPYGNESDRSVASIKCYPPTRTMGQEEEQQISVIATYSDGSTEDVTRMALFEANDTEMAEVNKTGLVKTLKLSGEVAIMARYQGQVSTFRATIPLGIEVANLPEKKNLIDEAVFGKLKELGIPPSPVADDATFMRRVYIDITGGTPSEDEVKSFLADKDPAKRDKLIDKLIDSPAYADYFANKWNMVLRNKKLQPVDIAGTNAFYQWIWDSLYENKPYNEFVGDILSASGEFRQNPAVVWYREVNTVEEQVEDTAQLFLGLRIQCARCHHHPFEKWSQDDYYGLAAFFSRVGSKDPTIGSIGTRGFRDKRVYHKEGVATAKNIRSGESLKPTALGMQPMEISPERDPRVALVQWLSRTDNPFFAKALVNRYWKHFFGRGIVEPEDDMRATNPPANPELLDGLAKHFVESGFDLKELVRQICRSNAYQLSSLPNEYNLKDKQNFSRYYPKRLTAEVLYDVFHQVTNSSQRFSGLPAETKAIQITDATSAPYFLKVFGQPQADTACECERSQSANLAQSLHLLNSKEVQDKITGASGRAAMLAKDTKRTDEEKVNELYRWVYARAPKDEEMKFALSYIARHKEKPQIAYEDIIWALINTKEFLFNH, from the coding sequence ATGGACTTCCGAATTCAAGGCTCTCGGACCCCTCAGATCCTTATGCTCAGCGGCGTGCTGGTCCTGTTGCTTGCCAGTGGGGCAGGTATTACAGAAGTTCACGCTGCCACCGCAGAAAAAGCAAAAGTGGATTTCAAGGAACTCCAGATCGGTCCGCATGCAGGTGGTTTTGAAAAACTGCAACTGCGGGGGCCGGACTCACGTCAGCAGGTCATTGTGACCGGCGTGCTGCCGACTGGCAAACTGCTGGATGTGACTCGTGACGTCACCTTCAAAGTTGCCAACCCGGAAATGGCAACGATTTCCAGCGACGGCTATCTCACTCCACTGAAAGATGGCGAGACCAGCTTGGTCGCGACATCGAAAGATGGCAAGACCGCTTCGATTCCTGTCGCCATCAGTGGCATCGCGACTCCGGATGCCATCAACTTCAAAAACCAGGTTGTGCCCATCTTTACCAAGTTGACCTGTAACAGTGGTGGCTGCCATGGTAAGGCCAGTGGCCAGAATGGATTCAAACTGTCACTTCTCGGTTTTTATCCTGAAGATGATTATGAGTTCCTAGTAAAAGAAGGCCGCGGTCGTCGTCTGTTTCCAACTTCACCAGCGGAAAGCCTGCTGTTGATGAAGGGAACTGGTGTGACTCCTCATGGAGGCGGAAAGCTGGTTAAACAGGATTCATACGAATATCGACTGCTCTACCGTTGGATTGAGCAGGGCATGCCTTACGGGAATGAAAGTGACCGGAGCGTTGCTTCAATCAAATGCTATCCTCCTACTCGTACCATGGGCCAGGAAGAAGAACAGCAGATTTCAGTCATCGCGACTTACTCAGATGGTTCTACAGAAGACGTGACCCGGATGGCTCTGTTTGAAGCCAACGATACGGAAATGGCCGAAGTCAACAAAACCGGTCTGGTCAAAACATTGAAGCTCTCTGGTGAAGTCGCCATCATGGCACGTTATCAGGGCCAGGTCTCTACCTTCCGTGCTACAATTCCCCTGGGTATCGAAGTAGCAAATCTTCCGGAAAAGAAGAATCTGATCGACGAGGCCGTATTTGGTAAACTGAAAGAACTGGGTATTCCACCTTCACCAGTTGCCGATGATGCGACCTTCATGCGTCGCGTGTATATCGATATCACAGGCGGTACTCCGAGTGAAGACGAAGTAAAGAGCTTCCTGGCCGACAAGGATCCTGCCAAGCGGGATAAGCTGATTGATAAATTGATCGACAGCCCTGCCTATGCGGATTACTTTGCCAACAAGTGGAATATGGTTCTGCGGAATAAAAAACTGCAGCCCGTTGATATCGCTGGTACCAACGCCTTCTATCAGTGGATCTGGGACAGCCTTTACGAAAACAAGCCTTATAACGAATTCGTCGGTGACATTCTCTCCGCTTCTGGTGAGTTCCGTCAGAATCCGGCTGTAGTCTGGTATCGTGAAGTAAATACAGTTGAAGAGCAGGTTGAAGATACCGCCCAGTTATTCCTGGGTCTGCGTATTCAGTGTGCCCGTTGTCATCACCATCCCTTCGAAAAATGGAGCCAGGATGACTACTATGGTCTGGCTGCCTTCTTCAGTCGGGTGGGTAGCAAGGATCCCACTATTGGTTCAATTGGAACCCGTGGATTCCGCGACAAGCGCGTGTACCACAAAGAAGGGGTTGCGACAGCCAAGAATATCCGTTCTGGTGAAAGCCTGAAGCCAACCGCGCTGGGAATGCAGCCCATGGAAATCAGTCCGGAACGTGATCCCCGTGTCGCTCTGGTACAATGGCTTTCACGGACGGACAATCCGTTCTTCGCGAAAGCATTGGTTAACCGCTACTGGAAACATTTCTTCGGTCGCGGCATTGTTGAGCCTGAAGATGATATGCGGGCCACAAATCCACCTGCAAACCCCGAACTGCTGGATGGTCTGGCCAAACACTTTGTGGAGAGTGGTTTTGACCTGAAAGAACTGGTACGTCAGATTTGTCGTTCTAATGCTTACCAGCTCAGTTCTCTTCCCAACGAATATAACCTGAAAGACAAACAGAACTTCTCCCGTTATTACCCCAAACGACTTACAGCAGAAGTGCTGTATGATGTCTTCCATCAGGTAACGAACTCCTCGCAGCGATTCTCTGGTCTGCCCGCTGAAACTAAGGCAATTCAGATTACCGATGCGACTTCTGCTCCTTACTTCCTCAAGGTGTTCGGTCAGCCACAGGCAGATACTGCCTGCGAGTGCGAACGTTCTCAAAGTGCCAACCTGGCTCAGAGTCTGCACCTGTTGAACAGTAAGGAAGTCCAGGACAAAATCACCGGTGCTTCCGGTCGGGCTGCCATGCTTGCCAAGGATACGAAACGTACCGATGAAGAAAAGGTCAATGAATTGTATCGCTGGGTTTATGCCCGTGCTCCTAAGGATGAAGAAATGAAATTTGCTCTGTCCTACATCGCACGGCATAAAGAGAAACCACAGATCGCCTACGAAGATATTATCTGGGCGCTGATCAACACTAAAGAATTTCTGTTTAACCACTAA